The following proteins are co-located in the Aurantiacibacter atlanticus genome:
- a CDS encoding SDR family oxidoreductase, giving the protein MTDSETFQPEINEEPRMPGAEAGMDDKPDWEPRFRGSDRLAGKTAIVTGGDSGIGRAVAALFSREGADVAIVYLADEETKDAEKTKSIVENEGRRAICLQGDLGSQDFAKEVFTRTVDELGQLDILVNIAGEQHPDDSIEDITEEQLRRTFQTNIFSMFYLVQAARPHLREGSAIINCTSVTMYKGADNLLDYSATKGAITAFTRSLSENLVDKGIRVNAVAPGPIWTPLNPYGGQPPEDMDEFGKNTPMGRPGQPNEVAPAFLFLACEDSSYMSGQVLHPNGGIIVNG; this is encoded by the coding sequence ATGACCGATAGCGAAACATTCCAGCCAGAAATCAATGAAGAACCGCGCATGCCTGGTGCAGAGGCGGGTATGGATGATAAACCAGATTGGGAGCCACGCTTTCGCGGGTCAGACAGGCTGGCGGGCAAGACTGCCATTGTTACAGGGGGCGATAGCGGCATCGGTCGCGCAGTGGCGGCTCTATTTTCAAGAGAGGGCGCGGATGTTGCGATTGTCTATCTTGCGGATGAAGAAACCAAGGATGCCGAAAAGACCAAGTCGATTGTCGAAAATGAAGGGCGCAGAGCGATTTGCCTGCAGGGCGATCTGGGAAGCCAGGATTTTGCAAAAGAGGTTTTCACGCGCACTGTCGATGAGCTTGGCCAGCTCGATATACTCGTCAACATTGCCGGTGAGCAGCATCCGGATGATAGCATAGAAGACATTACCGAAGAACAATTACGCCGGACTTTCCAGACCAATATCTTCTCCATGTTCTATCTGGTTCAGGCCGCTCGGCCACATTTGCGGGAAGGAAGCGCCATCATCAATTGCACCAGCGTAACGATGTACAAGGGTGCGGACAATCTGCTCGATTATTCGGCGACCAAGGGCGCAATCACGGCCTTTACACGCTCTCTTTCAGAAAATCTGGTCGACAAGGGCATTCGCGTAAATGCGGTAGCTCCCGGCCCTATCTGGACGCCGCTAAATCCATACGGAGGGCAGCCGCCCGAGGACATGGATGAATTCGGCAAAAATACGCCGATGGGACGCCCGGGCCAGCCCAATGAGGTGGCCCCTGCCTTCCTGTTCCTCGCCTGCGAGGATTCCAGCTATATGTCGGGTCAGGTTCTTCATCCGAACGGTGGGATCATCGTTAACGGATAG
- a CDS encoding OmpA family protein codes for MNIISKGPMAFSILALLAAPASISAQQLPPQQVSQGEDQIDVYGSPPADLSGLTQGPEFEGMISARRGDAMQITAEDGTNTVVRISTGTEVRSKSGLFGMNRNSLGIDSLLNGLPVKVETVQWGGNLVASRVQFQNNDLETASMIHGATSQQFGEHSEAIESNAAATEALRGRVANIDQYNIMGTTNVYYDTGKWRLTPSSKAELCNVAAEAEAMDNALLLVVGYTDSVGSQEFNQTLSERRAGRVVNFLQQECSWAPYRMLTPTGMAEADPLADNTTAEGRRQNRRVSVNILVSKALDGM; via the coding sequence ATGAATATTATTTCCAAGGGGCCCATGGCTTTTTCCATTCTGGCATTGCTCGCCGCACCGGCCAGCATTTCTGCCCAGCAGCTACCGCCCCAGCAGGTTTCACAGGGCGAAGATCAGATTGATGTCTATGGCTCCCCCCCGGCCGATCTTTCCGGCCTGACCCAAGGGCCCGAATTCGAAGGCATGATTTCGGCACGCAGGGGCGATGCCATGCAGATCACCGCAGAAGACGGTACCAACACCGTGGTGCGCATTTCTACAGGTACCGAAGTCAGGTCCAAAAGCGGCCTGTTCGGTATGAACCGTAACTCACTTGGCATTGACTCGCTGCTCAATGGGCTGCCGGTGAAAGTGGAAACCGTCCAATGGGGCGGCAATCTTGTGGCAAGCCGTGTGCAATTCCAGAATAACGATCTTGAAACGGCATCGATGATTCACGGCGCGACGTCCCAGCAGTTTGGTGAACATAGTGAAGCGATCGAGAGCAATGCCGCCGCCACCGAGGCGCTGCGTGGCCGTGTTGCCAATATCGACCAGTACAACATCATGGGCACAACAAATGTCTATTATGACACTGGTAAATGGAGGCTTACGCCCAGCTCCAAGGCTGAACTGTGCAACGTCGCTGCCGAAGCAGAAGCAATGGACAACGCTCTGTTGCTGGTTGTTGGCTATACCGATTCTGTCGGCAGCCAGGAATTCAATCAGACGCTGAGCGAAAGGCGCGCAGGCCGCGTCGTCAACTTCCTGCAGCAGGAATGCAGCTGGGCACCATATCGGATGCTCACCCCCACCGGCATGGCTGAAGCCGATCCGCTGGCTGACAACACCACCGCCGAAGGCCGCAGGCAGAACCGCCGTGTTTCGGTAAATATCCTCGTCAGCAAGGCGCTGGACGGGATGTAA
- a CDS encoding MmcB family DNA repair protein, which yields MPDSLTIPPGSPDSDDSLALRSRAVCRGICRLFARNGIWMIGEMPLRNGRRADLMGIDAKGKIVIVEVKTARSDLLGDGKWPDYLDFCDRFYWGLPPELDRKILESADYRPDCCGVIVADEYDAEIVRPAPSHPLVAARRRVEVERLARTALRRQLVSLDPQCSNWGGDLAG from the coding sequence ATGCCCGATTCGCTCACCATCCCGCCCGGAAGCCCAGATTCCGATGATTCTCTTGCATTGCGGTCGCGTGCCGTGTGTCGCGGGATATGTCGTCTTTTCGCGCGCAATGGCATATGGATGATCGGAGAGATGCCGCTGCGCAATGGACGGCGCGCCGATCTCATGGGGATCGATGCCAAGGGCAAGATCGTGATTGTCGAGGTCAAGACCGCGCGATCCGATCTGCTTGGGGATGGCAAATGGCCGGATTATCTCGATTTTTGTGACCGGTTCTATTGGGGTCTGCCCCCTGAACTTGATCGCAAGATCCTTGAAAGCGCGGATTATCGCCCCGATTGCTGCGGCGTAATTGTGGCCGATGAATATGATGCGGAAATCGTGCGCCCTGCCCCCAGCCACCCGCTTGTTGCGGCACGTCGCCGCGTGGAGGTTGAGCGGCTGGCCCGCACTGCGCTTCGCCGCCAGCTCGTTTCGCTCGATCCGCAATGCAGCAATTGGGGCGGTGATCTCGCCGGATAA
- a CDS encoding sterol desaturase family protein gives MLFAIILAAAAMTGIVALRYVLTSGGFALATARVRPGLYDGLNPQIITEIKWSLLSAAIYGVPAGVVAWGWQERGWTLIYTDLSAYPIWYLPLSLLLYLFAHDTWFYWTHRWMHRPKWFRIAHAVHHASRPPTAWAAMSFHPIEAVTGAIVIPLLVFLIPIHVGILGLVLAIMTIMGVTNHMGWEMFPRWIVHSRLGNWLITASHHQRHHDEYRCNYGLYFRLWDRLCNTDKGLGQPASRP, from the coding sequence ATGCTGTTTGCCATCATCCTTGCCGCCGCCGCGATGACCGGCATCGTCGCGCTGCGTTATGTGCTGACAAGCGGTGGATTCGCACTCGCCACAGCCAGGGTCCGGCCCGGATTATACGATGGGCTCAACCCCCAGATAATCACTGAAATCAAATGGTCGCTGCTGTCGGCAGCAATCTATGGCGTGCCCGCGGGCGTCGTAGCTTGGGGCTGGCAGGAACGAGGGTGGACACTGATCTACACTGATCTTTCCGCCTATCCGATATGGTATCTGCCGCTTTCGCTCCTCCTCTATCTTTTTGCGCATGACACATGGTTTTACTGGACCCATCGCTGGATGCACCGCCCCAAATGGTTTCGCATTGCCCATGCAGTGCATCACGCCAGCCGCCCACCCACCGCATGGGCCGCGATGAGCTTTCACCCGATCGAGGCGGTGACAGGCGCAATCGTCATCCCATTGCTGGTTTTTCTGATCCCCATCCATGTTGGCATCCTGGGGCTGGTCCTGGCCATCATGACCATCATGGGTGTCACCAATCACATGGGCTGGGAAATGTTTCCCCGCTGGATTGTTCATTCGCGCTTAGGGAACTGGCTGATAACGGCTAGCCATCATCAGCGGCACCATGACGAATATCGGTGCAATTACGGACTCTATTTCAGATTGTGGGATCGACTGTGCAACACCGACAAGGGATTGGGCCAGCCCGCTTCGCGGCCCTGA
- a CDS encoding DUF2141 domain-containing protein translates to MTITITNMRNTDGMLRACMTRDEDRFPRCQDATQGYRTVVPAGEATVLHFENVAPGTYAIALLHDENGNGRADRALGMMPREGFGFSRDAPVRMGPPDFEEAAISIGSSPFQQTIRMRYML, encoded by the coding sequence GTGACGATCACAATCACCAACATGCGCAATACCGACGGGATGTTGCGCGCCTGCATGACCCGTGACGAGGATCGTTTCCCACGTTGCCAGGATGCGACACAGGGCTATCGCACCGTGGTGCCGGCTGGCGAGGCGACGGTGCTGCATTTCGAAAATGTTGCGCCCGGCACATATGCCATTGCGCTTCTGCATGATGAAAACGGCAATGGCCGCGCCGACCGTGCGTTGGGCATGATGCCGCGCGAAGGTTTTGGATTTTCGCGCGATGCGCCCGTGCGTATGGGCCCGCCTGATTTTGAAGAGGCCGCCATATCCATAGGTTCTTCACCATTTCAGCAAACTATACGTATGCGCTACATGCTTTAG
- a CDS encoding phosphatase domain-containing protein, with protein MASTFRMVFSRTVATRLQPYFGHRSRTRLVLSARALRCRPAAFGKGSRWQAMRTMVMQFASREVAGVRVRLLIEREDGFALERMTVSDREGFVHFDEPLAPEWDLPAYPQWEIATLSWTNSEGPQTMNAHVLVPGRESDLAVISDIDDTIIESGITGGLRNIARNWQRIFAQLPHQRIAVSGADIFYGELGGGIVSEGESRAKRRMAATHRPFFYISSSPWNLFSYIVAFQRTKGLPLGPLKLRDWGLNRQTFGSGSHGAHKTAAINAILEMYPTMRFALIGDDTQGDLPAFANAVTRFPGRVAAIFLRRAAEENLSTEEVLAQESIAKAGIPLWLGESFAEGIDFLRQSGFSPGDETEQIVRVVEKVETSKEMAEEKLNADAG; from the coding sequence TTGGCTAGCACCTTCCGCATGGTATTTTCGCGCACGGTTGCCACTCGTCTTCAACCCTATTTCGGACACCGCAGCCGGACACGTCTCGTATTGTCGGCTCGTGCATTGCGTTGCAGGCCAGCCGCCTTCGGTAAAGGTTCGCGCTGGCAGGCCATGCGCACGATGGTGATGCAATTCGCCAGCCGCGAAGTGGCAGGTGTAAGAGTCCGCCTGCTGATCGAGAGAGAAGATGGTTTCGCGCTGGAGCGCATGACTGTCAGCGATCGAGAGGGGTTTGTCCATTTTGACGAGCCGCTTGCTCCAGAGTGGGATCTGCCTGCCTATCCGCAATGGGAGATCGCCACGCTTTCATGGACCAATAGTGAAGGCCCCCAGACGATGAATGCGCATGTGTTGGTGCCGGGCAGGGAAAGCGATCTGGCGGTGATTTCCGATATTGACGATACTATCATCGAAAGTGGCATCACCGGAGGATTGCGCAATATCGCACGCAATTGGCAGCGCATTTTCGCGCAATTGCCGCATCAGCGCATTGCTGTGTCCGGCGCGGACATTTTTTACGGAGAGCTTGGTGGCGGGATTGTGTCCGAAGGCGAATCGCGCGCCAAAAGGCGCATGGCGGCCACACACCGGCCGTTCTTCTATATTTCTTCCAGCCCGTGGAACCTGTTTTCCTATATTGTCGCATTCCAGCGCACAAAGGGCCTGCCGCTTGGCCCGCTCAAACTGCGCGATTGGGGGCTGAACCGCCAGACTTTCGGTTCTGGCAGCCACGGGGCGCACAAGACTGCCGCGATTAACGCCATATTGGAAATGTATCCCACCATGCGCTTCGCCCTGATCGGCGATGATACGCAGGGGGACCTGCCCGCCTTTGCCAATGCGGTGACGCGCTTTCCGGGCCGGGTAGCCGCGATTTTCCTGCGCAGGGCAGCGGAAGAGAATCTTTCGACCGAGGAAGTCCTGGCACAGGAATCGATTGCCAAGGCGGGCATTCCCCTGTGGCTAGGCGAGAGTTTTGCCGAAGGGATCGATTTCCTGCGCCAATCCGGCTTTTCTCCCGGTGACGAGACCGAACAGATTGTGCGGGTGGTCGAAAAAGTCGAAACATCGAAAGAAATGGCCGAGGAAAAGCTAAACGCAGACGCGGGTTGA
- a CDS encoding M48 family metalloprotease gives MRMIASLLARLLALCAAMAMIAQPVAAQGISVLRDAETEALLQDMVDPLAEAAGLGEGAVEIVLVNDSSINAFVAGGQRIFVHSGLLNAAEDAGEVQGVLAHEMGHITGGHVNRYSEGAGNATRITLLSTLLAAAAAFAGGGEAAMGVLAAGQQAAMGSFLAFSRTQEASADAAGAEYLSGAGISGRGSLKFFERLQNYEFRRGISQDNEREYGRTHPLSGNRIARLREDYVVDPAWDTPTASDLQQRFTRVKAKLYGFLAPPERVLQAFPTHLTNVPARYARAYAYHKSAHVDEALAEIDGLLATEPDNPYFLELKGQILLESGHVAEALPSLRRATSLTNSSPLIASLLGHALIATEDPSYLDEAERVLRASLGRDRENPFAWYQLGVVYGQRGDTIRARLASAEQQILSGNPQGALMNASVAEQGLDAGTPDWLRAQDVQLQARAQLERMAQRN, from the coding sequence ATGCGCATGATTGCTTCCCTGCTCGCTCGCCTGCTCGCCCTTTGCGCAGCCATGGCTATGATTGCTCAACCCGTCGCGGCGCAGGGAATCAGCGTCTTGCGCGATGCTGAGACAGAGGCGCTGCTGCAGGACATGGTCGATCCGCTGGCGGAAGCTGCAGGTCTTGGTGAAGGCGCGGTAGAAATCGTGCTGGTCAATGACAGTTCCATCAATGCCTTTGTGGCGGGTGGCCAGCGTATTTTCGTACATTCTGGGTTGCTGAATGCGGCCGAGGATGCAGGAGAGGTCCAGGGCGTTCTGGCGCATGAAATGGGCCATATTACCGGCGGCCATGTTAACCGATATTCCGAAGGTGCGGGCAATGCGACGCGCATTACCCTGCTTTCGACATTGCTGGCAGCGGCGGCGGCCTTTGCCGGTGGCGGCGAAGCAGCGATGGGCGTGCTTGCGGCAGGTCAGCAGGCTGCGATGGGCAGCTTTCTTGCCTTCAGCCGCACGCAGGAAGCCAGCGCCGACGCAGCCGGAGCGGAATATCTGAGCGGCGCAGGTATCAGCGGGCGCGGCAGCCTGAAGTTTTTCGAACGCCTGCAGAATTACGAATTCCGTCGCGGCATCAGCCAGGATAACGAGCGGGAATACGGTCGCACCCATCCACTATCAGGCAATCGGATCGCTCGCTTGCGCGAGGATTATGTTGTTGATCCGGCATGGGATACGCCGACCGCATCCGATCTCCAGCAGCGCTTCACACGCGTCAAGGCGAAGCTTTACGGCTTTCTCGCCCCGCCTGAGCGCGTCTTGCAGGCCTTTCCGACCCATCTTACCAATGTTCCGGCGCGCTATGCCCGCGCCTATGCCTATCACAAAAGCGCGCATGTCGACGAAGCGCTGGCCGAGATTGACGGATTGCTCGCGACAGAACCGGACAATCCCTATTTCCTCGAACTCAAAGGTCAGATCCTGCTCGAATCAGGTCATGTGGCAGAAGCCCTGCCATCGTTACGCCGTGCGACCAGCCTGACCAATTCCAGCCCTTTGATCGCCAGCTTGCTGGGCCATGCGCTGATCGCAACTGAAGACCCATCATATCTGGACGAAGCCGAGCGAGTGCTGCGCGCTTCGCTTGGTCGGGATCGTGAAAATCCCTTTGCCTGGTATCAACTGGGCGTGGTTTACGGGCAGCGCGGTGATACCATCCGCGCCCGGCTCGCCAGTGCGGAACAGCAGATTCTCTCCGGAAATCCGCAAGGCGCGCTGATGAACGCCAGCGTGGCGGAACAGGGTCTCGACGCGGGCACGCCCGACTGGCTTCGCGCACAGGACGTGCAATTGCAGGCGCGCGCGCAGCTTGAACGTATGGCGCAACGCAACTAG
- a CDS encoding DsbA family protein → MRWIITILIALSAGFAGAAAWDFANLGPDHTRNYLMANPEVLPEAIAELQRREMVERIGPLRPELESPFPGAVLGNPEGSITLVEFSDYACGFCRQSLADVRALVAANPDLKVVIREYPILSGDSAAAARMALAAAEQGKYEAFHNAMFAQDGPSPESIEAAATQAGVDLAQATAAIDAGRYESQLENNVFLGQSLQLSGTPAWIVGDRVLNGAVGAQEIGVAIAEARDS, encoded by the coding sequence ATGCGTTGGATCATAACAATACTAATCGCACTCAGCGCAGGCTTTGCCGGTGCTGCTGCTTGGGATTTTGCCAACCTTGGGCCGGATCACACGCGCAATTATCTGATGGCCAATCCCGAAGTGCTTCCCGAAGCCATTGCCGAATTACAGCGGCGTGAGATGGTGGAACGCATCGGTCCGCTACGGCCGGAGCTGGAGTCGCCTTTCCCCGGGGCAGTATTGGGCAATCCGGAAGGGAGCATCACCCTTGTCGAATTTAGCGATTACGCATGCGGGTTCTGCCGTCAGAGCCTGGCGGACGTTAGAGCGCTGGTGGCTGCCAACCCCGATCTCAAGGTCGTGATCCGTGAATACCCCATATTGTCAGGCGATAGCGCCGCTGCTGCGCGCATGGCGCTGGCAGCTGCGGAACAGGGCAAATATGAGGCCTTTCACAATGCCATGTTTGCGCAAGACGGGCCGAGCCCCGAATCCATAGAAGCAGCTGCAACGCAGGCAGGCGTGGATCTTGCGCAGGCCACAGCCGCGATCGACGCGGGCCGTTATGAAAGCCAGTTGGAGAACAATGTCTTCCTTGGCCAGTCTCTGCAACTTTCAGGTACGCCGGCATGGATTGTAGGCGACAGGGTGCTGAACGGCGCAGTCGGCGCGCAGGAAATTGGCGTCGCCATCGCCGAGGCGCGCGATTCCTAG
- a CDS encoding sensor histidine kinase → MAMLPFQPTPFFKDKNRAFWWLQVLGWLGAFTLRGVSGIVAGQDFPFFVIIFIESFTGFSITLILSVAFKRILSLASPLSWASSALLLAIAVAFFASVQTWVIQIARPDSGGFSQLLIGYFIFPMTLLGAWSALYFAINFFLQVEEQTDQLERLEAQATSAQLAMLRYQLNPHFLFNTLNSISTLVLLKQTTPANAMLTKLSSFLRHTLIAQPGGKVTVAQEVETLKLYLEIERMRFEERLRTEFRVDDDAARGCIPSFLLQPLIENAIKYGVSAQEEGARISLAAKVIGSRLRLTVYDTGPGLQGNQNAAEAVKRGHSSTGVGLANIMERLSQAYGEDHRFDIETPPDGGFTVIIELPYEIEEQDEPVPSHQKFPRPSNKEGTRETTFGNPQTGAPA, encoded by the coding sequence ATGGCCATGTTGCCATTCCAGCCCACCCCGTTTTTCAAGGACAAGAATCGCGCTTTCTGGTGGCTGCAAGTGCTTGGCTGGCTTGGCGCATTCACCCTGCGTGGTGTTTCGGGCATTGTTGCAGGGCAGGATTTTCCGTTCTTTGTCATCATTTTCATCGAATCCTTCACAGGCTTCTCGATCACGCTGATTCTGTCAGTTGCATTCAAGCGCATACTGTCGCTGGCATCGCCGCTCAGCTGGGCGAGTTCTGCCCTGCTGCTCGCCATAGCGGTGGCGTTCTTTGCTTCGGTGCAGACATGGGTCATTCAGATCGCGCGGCCAGACAGCGGCGGGTTTTCCCAGCTGCTGATCGGCTATTTCATCTTCCCAATGACGCTGCTCGGCGCGTGGTCGGCATTGTATTTCGCCATTAATTTCTTCCTGCAGGTGGAGGAACAAACCGACCAGCTGGAACGGCTGGAAGCGCAGGCGACAAGCGCTCAGCTTGCGATGCTGCGTTACCAGCTTAACCCGCATTTCCTGTTCAACACGCTGAATTCGATCAGCACGCTGGTGCTGCTGAAACAAACAACCCCCGCAAATGCGATGCTGACCAAGCTTTCTAGCTTCCTGCGCCACACGCTGATCGCCCAGCCGGGCGGCAAGGTCACCGTGGCACAGGAGGTGGAAACGCTGAAACTCTATCTCGAAATAGAACGGATGCGGTTTGAAGAACGACTCCGCACCGAATTCAGGGTGGATGATGATGCGGCGCGCGGCTGCATCCCGTCCTTCCTGCTGCAACCGCTGATCGAAAATGCGATCAAATACGGTGTATCTGCTCAGGAAGAAGGCGCGCGCATCAGCCTTGCAGCCAAGGTCATCGGTTCGCGTCTGCGCCTGACGGTGTATGACACGGGTCCGGGATTGCAGGGCAATCAAAACGCGGCCGAGGCGGTAAAACGCGGCCATTCCTCTACTGGTGTGGGCCTTGCCAATATCATGGAGCGCCTGTCGCAGGCCTATGGCGAAGACCACCGATTCGACATTGAAACCCCGCCCGATGGCGGTTTCACAGTCATCATCGAATTACCTTACGAAATCGAAGAACAGGATGAACCTGTTCCCTCCCATCAGAAATTTCCCCGCCCGTCGAATAAAGAGGGTACAAGGGAAACGACTTTCGGAAACCCCCAGACCGGAGCCCCCGCATGA
- a CDS encoding LytR/AlgR family response regulator transcription factor, with protein sequence MTIRAILVDDEKLAIQGLQLRLQPYEDIEIVETCANGREAIRAIKTLKPDLVFLDIQMPGFDGFSVVKGVMDLEPPLFVFVTAYQEHAIRAFEANAVNYLMKPVDEDRLADTIERVRQRLAEKRSAEEAEKLKDVLAEVSPQSLDDISGEGDSAGRYEKMINVKDRGQIFRVDVDSIEHIEAAGDYMCIYTGDNSLILRETMKDLERRLDPKNFQRVHRSTIVNLDRVRQVKPHTNGECFLVLDSGAEVKVSRSYRDVVARFVH encoded by the coding sequence ATGACTATACGCGCCATACTCGTCGATGACGAAAAGCTCGCCATCCAGGGCCTGCAACTACGTTTGCAGCCTTATGAAGACATCGAAATCGTGGAGACCTGCGCCAATGGGCGTGAGGCGATTCGCGCGATCAAGACACTCAAACCCGACCTTGTCTTCCTCGACATCCAGATGCCCGGCTTTGACGGTTTCTCCGTGGTGAAAGGGGTCATGGACCTTGAGCCGCCGCTATTCGTCTTCGTGACCGCATATCAGGAACACGCCATCCGCGCGTTTGAGGCCAATGCCGTCAATTACCTGATGAAGCCTGTCGATGAAGATCGTTTGGCAGATACGATTGAAAGGGTCCGCCAGCGTCTCGCCGAAAAGCGCTCTGCCGAAGAGGCCGAGAAGCTGAAGGACGTGCTGGCAGAAGTCAGCCCGCAAAGCCTTGATGACATTTCCGGCGAAGGGGATAGCGCCGGCCGGTATGAAAAAATGATTAACGTCAAGGACCGCGGGCAGATCTTCCGCGTGGATGTCGATTCGATCGAACATATCGAGGCTGCAGGTGATTACATGTGCATCTACACCGGTGACAATTCGCTGATCCTGCGCGAAACGATGAAGGATCTGGAACGACGGCTTGACCCGAAGAATTTCCAGCGCGTCCACCGCTCCACCATCGTCAATCTCGATCGGGTGCGGCAGGTAAAGCCTCATACCAATGGCGAGTGCTTCCTGGTGCTGGACAGCGGCGCCGAGGTGAAGGTGAGCCGGTCCTATCGCGATGTGGTAGCGCGCTTCGTGCATTAA
- the nadC gene encoding carboxylating nicotinate-nucleotide diphosphorylase: MTDFPLTGFDLAHFVRGTLAEDLGEGLADGGRDVTAESVIPSDARFSGVMDSRDPITVAGLPIAAAFFRHLDPDMAITILVEEGAQVSAGTDLMHLSGNARAMLTAERSALNTVQHLSGIATMVHEYVRTMDNPDCTLLDTRKTIPGLRHLEKYAVRQGGADNHRMGLWDAAMIKDNHILVAGNVGEAVRRARDAGVEQIICEVDRIDQIEPALAAGATRLLLDNMSPEILREAVALVAGRVKTEASGGITLHTIKAKAATGVDFVSVGRLTQSAPAADIGLDFTPL; the protein is encoded by the coding sequence ATGACCGATTTCCCCCTGACTGGCTTTGACCTCGCCCATTTTGTTCGCGGAACTCTGGCGGAGGACCTTGGTGAGGGTCTTGCTGATGGTGGACGCGATGTCACCGCCGAAAGTGTGATCCCAAGCGATGCACGTTTTTCCGGCGTGATGGACAGTCGCGATCCGATCACCGTAGCCGGTCTGCCGATTGCTGCGGCTTTTTTCCGCCATCTCGATCCTGACATGGCCATCACGATTTTGGTGGAGGAAGGCGCGCAGGTTTCTGCCGGCACTGATTTGATGCACCTGTCAGGCAATGCCCGCGCGATGCTGACGGCAGAGCGCAGCGCGCTCAATACGGTGCAGCATCTTTCGGGCATTGCTACGATGGTGCACGAATATGTGCGCACGATGGACAATCCCGATTGCACGCTGCTCGATACACGCAAGACCATTCCCGGGCTGCGCCATCTTGAGAAATATGCCGTGCGGCAAGGCGGCGCGGACAATCACCGCATGGGCTTGTGGGATGCAGCCATGATCAAGGACAATCACATTCTGGTGGCCGGAAATGTCGGCGAAGCGGTGCGCCGTGCACGCGATGCAGGCGTCGAGCAGATCATTTGTGAAGTTGACCGCATTGACCAGATCGAACCAGCGTTGGCTGCGGGAGCGACCCGTCTCCTGCTCGACAATATGTCGCCCGAAATCCTGCGCGAGGCGGTCGCGCTGGTGGCGGGTCGCGTGAAGACAGAGGCGTCAGGTGGCATCACCCTTCATACGATCAAGGCCAAGGCCGCAACGGGTGTCGATTTCGTCTCCGTTGGTCGCCTGACGCAAAGCGCGCCTGCTGCCGATATCGGTCTCGACTTCACCCCACTTTGA
- a CDS encoding ribonuclease T2 family protein, which yields MRWFTLVSGLILTLLLPATALAQAYQCRTPQGRISLPAIERDGPVRQTRITGYTLSLSWSPEFCRFRDDEPRHARQCSGRAGRFAFIVHGLWPEGPRNSYPQWCPTRDQPTQLEMRGAMCMSPDTRLVARQWAKHGSCMVNDAGAYLRITQVLWNSLRWPDFDRLSRRRGLTAGNVRDTFAEANPYWDAEDVGLVVNERGWLREMRLCYGADFMPAACDRRRFGPSNGTEMRIWRGM from the coding sequence ATGAGGTGGTTTACGCTTGTGTCTGGACTTATCCTCACGCTGTTGCTGCCCGCCACGGCGCTGGCGCAAGCATATCAGTGCCGCACGCCGCAGGGGCGCATCAGTCTGCCAGCAATTGAGCGCGATGGGCCCGTGCGCCAGACGCGCATCACCGGATACACACTATCACTCAGCTGGAGTCCTGAATTCTGCCGCTTCCGCGATGATGAACCGCGCCACGCACGCCAGTGCTCGGGCCGTGCCGGACGTTTTGCCTTCATCGTTCACGGATTGTGGCCGGAGGGTCCGCGCAATAGCTACCCGCAATGGTGTCCCACCCGTGATCAGCCGACGCAGCTCGAGATGCGCGGCGCCATGTGCATGTCGCCCGATACGCGGCTGGTCGCGCGCCAATGGGCCAAGCATGGCAGCTGCATGGTCAATGATGCTGGCGCCTATTTGCGCATTACACAAGTGCTGTGGAACAGCCTGCGCTGGCCCGATTTCGATCGCCTCTCCCGCCGTCGCGGCCTGACCGCTGGCAATGTGCGTGACACCTTTGCCGAAGCAAACCCCTATTGGGATGCAGAAGATGTCGGGCTGGTAGTGAACGAGCGTGGCTGGCTACGCGAAATGCGCCTGTGTTATGGTGCGGACTTCATGCCGGCAGCATGCGACAGGCGACGCTTTGGGCCGAGTAATGGAACCGAAATGCGGATCTGGCGGGGGATGTGA